In Vidua macroura isolate BioBank_ID:100142 chromosome 9, ASM2450914v1, whole genome shotgun sequence, the genomic window TGAAACCCTCAGAAATACAAGCACACTTGAAATACATCCTTAGTGACAACAGTCCGGCCCCAGCCTTCCCTCTTGGCTACCTCACCAGTGAAAACCGAGATACATGGGCATTGCTGAGGAAGAATCTGCTGGACAATGGTAATGAAGAAGCTCTTCAAAAAGTAGACTCTGCCATGTTTTGTTTAAGTTTAGATGATTTTCCCATTAAAGACTTAGTGCACTTGTCCCACACTATGTTGCATGGAGATGCTGCAAACCGCTGGTATGACAAATCCTTTAATCTTATCATAACTAAGGATGGCACTGCAGGAATTAATTTTGAACATTCCTGGGGAGATggtgtggctgtgctcaggttcCAGAATGAGGTTTTTAAAGATAGCACCAAGACACCAGCCATCAGCCCCCAGTCCCAGCCTGCTTCAGTTGACTCTTCCAGAGCAGTGCAGAAACTTGACTTTAAGCTGAACGATGCCTTAAAAGCAGGGATtaccaaagcaaaacagaagtttGATGCCACTATAGAATCACTGTCTCTTAACATGATTCAGTTCCAAGAAGGGGGCAAGGAGCTTCTAAAGCAGAAGAAGGTGAGCCCAGATGCTGTGGCTCAGCTGGCCTTCCAGATGGCTTTCCTTCGCCAGTATGACCAGACTGTTGCCACGTACGAGTCTTGCAGCACGGCAGCTTTCAAGCACGGCCGTACAGAAACCATACGTCCTGCCTCTGTGCACACAAAGAAATGCTCTGAAGCCTTTGTCAAGGGACTCTCCAAACACAGCACGGAGGAGCTGCAGAATCTGATAGTGGAGTGCTCCAAGTACCATGGCCGTTTGACGAAAGAGGCTGCTATGGGTAAGTAGGAATGCATCAAACTACTCCTCCTTTTGCATTAAAATGTCTAGTAATGttgctgtaaatatttacaACTCAATATTTTAATGCTGATGGGTATCTAATGTAAACTTGACAAAAACAGTAGCAGAAGGCTGCAGTTTAAAGTGCATTCCCTCATTCTCACCCATTTCTTGATAGAGAGGAGTGCCTCTGTGCTTCCCACAGCACCTTTCATGTGTTGAGAATTTTTTATACTTCAGTTTTTGTCCTTAGAGCAGTTGCACTGTTTGAAGATTTATTTAGTGCATGTTGAACAAGAACTTTGGCTTAAGTCTGAGGAGGTACTGTCTTATCTCTGCAGGGGATAAAGGCTTTAACAACTTCCAAATCAAACTCATTTTTTGGCCATGCTACTCCTAGCATTTTTGtaaatgctttcttttgaaCTGTCCTTCTCAGAAGCATTAAAATTGACAGCAGTAAAACCAACTGTTGGATATTATTCCATAGAGTCTCTAAAATTTGCCTCCTTTTGTTGGTGCAAGATGTTCTTCCTCTTTAGATTCATAAATCTTAGGAAAGACTTTTTCTGCATTAGACAACTTGGCTATGTTCAGGTAAATAGTTAATCAAAGAATGTGATGTATTATTAAAATTGTCTGTTAACACTGCACTTTTGTATACTCTCCTGCTCCTGTTGAGCCTTGCAGTAAAACAAGCAGGCCCTGTTCTCCTAGGACATGGGCAtgaaaagtttgaaaaatatttcctatcaGTACAAAAATAAACTCCAGTTCTACAAGGCCTCCTCTCTTGTGGCTGAGGTGAGTTTACTTCCCACAAAAGTCAGGCACCTCTCTCACacctcttattttctttctccaggcCAGGGCTTTGACCGGCACCTCTTCAGCCTGCGCTATCTGGCCTTATCcaaggggctggcactgcctgatTTCTATCAAGACCAAGCCTATGCTCGCCTTAATCACAACATCATTTCCACCAGCACCTTGGTGAGCCCGGCTGTGCAGTTAGGAGGGTTTGGCCCCGTGGTGTCTGATGGCTTTGGAGTAGGGTATCAGGTACAAGATGACTGGATAGGTTGTAATGTTTCCTCTTACCCAGCTAGGAATGGTAAAGAATTCCTTCAGTGTATATACAAATCACTAGAAGATATCTTTAATGTTTTAAAGGGCAAGAAAATTGGTAGTTAAAGACATTGGAATATTTTACAGTTGCAGAACAAAATGCAGATTATGTCTAATTGACATACTAATCAGTGTTCAGTATGGATGAGACTGCCCAGCCTAACTGGCTTCATGTATCATCATTGAACTTGAATACTGTTAGATTCACTAGGAAATTTCTATCTATTTCAAAGAAATCACTTAGAGACCTTGAATGCATTTCAGGAAATACAGACATTAACTATGTCAAATCAAGTAACAGATCCATGTGTTCTTAAAACACATAATCTAAAACAAGCATTTTTATTGAGTTAATGAACTTGGAACACCTGTGTTCCATGAGTGTTCGGACAGACTACAGTACTGTGATACCACTCTTGaactgtttgttttaaaaaaatatatgcaataattttaaacataGAAGAGTGGTTCCGTTTGCACTCTTGCAGTAAGCTTGCTTACTAACTTATCTATTTAAACTTGAATTTATATCAGAACTGATTGTGCCTCAACTGCTTGAAGCCTTTCCACTATAACAGCTTTTAAGAGACACAAAAAATGAAGTGGGAGACTTTAAGAAACCTGCAGTCACCAACTGGGTTGTTAAACTGACTGGAAAAGACTGTATTTTAATAAAGGTGCCTATTAATAACCACAAAGTTATTTTACTGCCATATCTAAATCATACAGAATGGGTAGACCCTTTATCAACAGCTCATGTTTCTTACAAAGGTTGgaaagaaaacttattttctttccaaaataagTATTCTGCAAGTATTCTGCACTCTGTCTGGTATGTAGATCTTGAATTCCTGCCTTTTACCCTCTtgatttcctctttttcttctgggaGGCCAAGTCTCTCTGTGGAGCTGAATTGCACAGTGGTGTTGGCTTCAGTGATCTGTGTAAAACTAATGCAGCTCATGTCCCACTGGCCCGCACAACCGAATGTATCAGCAGAACAGGAAAGTCTGAGCACATTGGTTGGGTGTGACAGATCAGCTTCAGAGGCTCAGAAACTACTTCCCTTTGCTCTTCCTTTGGGTGTCTCAGCTTCCAGGTTCTCCCAGGGTCTTTTTAATTTAGCACAGTAAATGTAAGCAATACCCTGTCCTGGAAGTATGAATAGAAATGCTACCAGGGGAAAGCCTTTCATATGTAAGCCTGAAGGCTTTGCTCTTGTAATATGCTGTTCTGgttttcagctgaaaagcagtattttaaaacttactGTAAAAGTCAGCATGATtgtttttgttcatttaaacaaagaaaggaaggtGATAATTTGGAAAGATGCAGGAAATAATGTATCAGGAAACAATAATCAGACCAAAAGTCTGAATAAAATTCACTAAAGATtggctgggctttttttttttcttttatttgggtttgttttggtggggttttttgttcatGAGAACAGCTGACAAGATTGTGAGTGCACTCACCAAGGAGTACAGAGGCTGTCTTCACCTAAAAATTAGGTTTACTTAATGATATACTTGGAAAAATAACTTACTTTTCAGAGGATTGTAACTGTGTAAATGTCAGCAGCAGTCAAGCTTAGTAAGTGTTCTCAGGAAACTCACCTCAGTCTTTACCTGAAGTGGCAGAAAGCTGCTTGTTTCCTTGAAGAGTTAACACAGTGCCTTTACTAGTGGTTGTAGCCATTTCCTCATGATAGGAGTGGTGAGTGGGAAGACTTTGTTTGCTTATGTTAGACAATCAAATATAGGTACTTCCTGTGACCAACTATTAAAACCCTTTAAGGCTGAAAGTTGTGTAAGCAGTTACTCAGTCCATTAGCTAAGCTACAGTCCACCACAACCATGTAATTCCAAAACCCCACAGCATTAAGGACATGGCACAGTTCAGTCAATATGTACTATTTTCAGTTTGTACTGAGGCCATCTCCAAGTGCTCcatgggaaatattttattagggCATGCTGGGGACGGAAAGTACAACTCAACGATGTCGGTCAAAGGTTGAACTCAATCTTGGAGATCATTTCCaccctaaatgattctgtgaacttAGGTATCCATTTCTGAAGTGCAGCCATGTAAAAAAGTAACTCCAAGGAAGCTGCATATCTGATGTTTACAGCTCCTCCATCAATAACCATGTCATAATTTGTTAGGGGTATGAACTTCAGCATTTTACAAATTTATGGGTAACTTCATAGATTCCAACAGattcctttgttttttcatcATAGTCATTCCAATCCTGTAGGAAATAAGATTTCACAGTGTTAGTCACAAAGGACAGAATGCACACAGACTGGATTCAAACTGTAACTAAACGTTACTCAAATTGAGTCTTAGATATCTGTAGAAAGTTAAATTTTAACACGTGAGAGTAGCAAGATCACTAACTAACCTGACATTAAATGAATTTCAGTCTCAAgtgtttttatatatgtatattgctggggtttattttcttatgtagtccccagcctgtagtggACAGGGAGCAGCCATAGCAGGTGAAAGGATTATCTATCATTTACAATACCCTAGTCAGGTGGGTAAGCAGACAAGCAGATCCCTGCCAAGTAGGATACCAGGGAACAGATTTTGACCTTGAAATTCCTGCTCACACCCAAGAAGATTTGCAATGCTGGTGTCATTATCCTGACCTTTGAAGGACAGTGTCTATATTACTTTTTAACATCTCTGTGCACAGGACAATGGGCAGGGATCTTCCTAAACAGCCATTTAGTATTCCAGTTCTTGCTCTCTGGAATTCCTGAGTGACTTAAATCTTTGTCAGCTGCTAAGTTAACAAATCCATACTTCTAAAATGACACTGTTAGTAATGCTGGTTGTTCATACTTGATTCAGtttctctctccagctgtgGCCTTCCTGTGGCTACAGGAAGAGCAAAACCACTCTAGGGGCATGTATTTTGGACTAGTGACATGGGGAAAGCAAGCTAGGTGAGTAGTTTTACTAGTGAAAAGACAACGTACCTTTTCTAACAAGTTTATGTCATTGAAAGGTGTGCCAGACTCTGCACCTTCAGCAGCAAACCCTGCCTGCAAACACATTTGCAGAAagttttttaaagtacattgtactcacaaaataataaatatgatAATTGAAACATTTAAACAAGGTAGCTCAGCACAAAAATGtattgtatttcttttaaattacgTAGAAAGAATAAGCAAGCTCTTTGCTAATTAGGGCCAGTATAAGGTTAGGACCCTGCTCCTCTATTTTTCCcagcaaaaaaagaatttccaaCTATTCTGGATAATGTTAAAGCTTAGTTTCTAAGTTTATGTAGCAGCATCCAATTACTACTAGTAGCTTTGTGTTCAGAGTCCACACAGGCATAATATCTTCATAACACACTGCAAGGAAAGCAATAGAAAATGTGGAAGAAAGCTAACAGTTCTAGCTTGAATATTGTCAGAATCCAAGAGATtctggagaaggagcagcttgTATTGGATTTAGGCACACAAGTGACAAGCAAGCTTTACGTGTAAGCAGGATCAGCTGGCTGAGTGAACAGATTAGTATCCCAAACAAGCATTTCACAGGGGACAGTTCTTCACTGCCATCACTGTTGCTGTTTTTAAAGagtggagaaaggacagctctAGGAAGGTGCTCTGGTTTATCTTCCATAGGAACAGCTCTCTCTCTTTAGGGTTCACAGTTACCAAGCTATACAGTAAGATttactaattttaaaagtacatttaaaaatctCAGACACTTCTGTAGCATGCAGGAAGGTTTCCTACATTGTCAATTCTAACTACAGAATTTTATTGACAAGTGGCTAAAAATCAAAGGTAGCTTCTTCCTGGTTTTCTGCAAGGGATCTGCACTTGCATTCTGGATAAAGAAATCCCCACTAGTGCTAGTCAGACATTAAGCTGTAAGCATGTGCAAAGTAAGCCACAAgacttgaaaatatttggggATTTGAATGGAAGGTTAAGCACTTGGGAGTTAAATGAACCACAGAGTGTGGTAGATCTAATAAATCTAACAACAGGAGAGGGATCTGCAGGGCACAGTGGCCTTTCAGTAACTGTCAGAAGCCCATGCCAAGGGAACTGCTGGGGTGGAGAGGAAGATCAGCATTGTGGGTCAAAACTGAGCTGAGTATAGAACAAAcaccagaaaaatgaaaagaagccCTGCTTTTGCCACCTGGAGCCATTCACCAGCCATGTGACTGCAATTGCAAACTTCTGCACTAGGTCTAAAATGAGGGTTTATATCAGAGAAACAAAGgatactttcttttctttaacaCTCAAAATTTGGtggtggttgggttttttgtttttttttttttggattacTATAATAATAAGACATGCAAGCATTAAGCTACTTTAAATTGACTCCAGGTGTGGTTGTATTACATGTACcaaaaaatacagcaacaaTACAGTGATTATATGGCCACATGCCATATTTAGTGCTAATCAAAAGTGAGATCTAGCGTTGTGCAGAAGCCAGGCTTTGGAACTGCAGAAGTCCCTTGAGCATCAGAAAACTCTCATTTACTGATTGAGGCATCCAAAAATTCACTGAAACACCTCTTCAGGGATTCAAGTACTCTCCAGTCAAGTGCACCAAACTcagaatattaaattaaaacttctgttaCAGCTGTGAATTCTTTGTTCTGTAACTAAAATTAACAGCTAGGATGCAGAGCTATAAACATTTCCTACATTTTGTAGTCTTCTCATAGATTTTTCTTGAAGTGCAAGTTCCTAAGTTGGTTGCAAAGCTTTCAAGCAGGAATAAACTAATAACCATTCTGGAACAAAGGAATAACAATTCATTGAAAATACGGacttcactttaaaataaagaccTCCCCCAGCACACTGTGGTAGGGATTCTAATTATATCAAATTTTTGTAGGATCAGCTTTTTTGGGCTGTTTCTTAGCACAGCATCCCAGTCTGAGAGAAGGATAAGGCAGGTTTATATTTGTCAGTCTATTTACACCTAATCCGACTGGAATAATAGGTTAAAAATAGCAGGGAGTTAAGTGGCAATAGAGCATGACCATGCACAAGAGATGAGTCATTGCAGACTGGCCCTGAAGAATCCTTTAACTCTGAACCTTGAGGTGTGCTTTGCACCAGCCTGTAACTGCCAGTGATCTTCAAGCTTTGTCTGCTCAagcagcaaatggaaaaatgacAGTGTTCACCTCCTGTGGCTCTAGTGATGTCAACCccaaagaaaatctgtttgttttttagagGACACACACTAAGTGTGTTCATAACCTGAGCTTGATGAGCTCTGTAACACACCAAGGAGCAAGTGGTACTCTGTATAATGCTGCACTTTCCCTTTGGGAAAGGCTCTTTTGCAATGGCCTGAGGAGTGAAGACCTCTCAGATGAATTCAGATTAACACTGAGTCACCTGTGGGGCAGTTTAAGTACGATTCCAAGGTATGCTTAGTTGTAGATTTTACTGGCACAGAGAATACCAGTTGTTTGTATTAGCCGTTTGCaaattttgtggtgtttttttttttttttttttttttttttttttttaaatcaaatgaaGTAAAACAAGGAACTGTAGAAGGATGGGAATCTGGGAAGGTCTAAGATGTTCCAGAACCATTTCAAATAGTGTGTATTTTATCAATCTAGAAAAGtgcttttaaagacagaaacaaaTCATAAATAAGAACTCACCTGTGGTTGAAAATCAACTGGTTCCAGACCTCGGCATTCAAACTCCACAATTGTTTTGAATTTCTCGCTGTCTTCGGCCTGTGATTGAGTCAGAAAACCATTAGTTTCCATCCAATAGAGACAGTGACAAGCATTAGTCTAGGAATGGATAGCTTTAAAGCAGCAGTTGTCATCTCTGAACCCCCGGTGACAGCAAAATCCTATGGCTCATTTCATAGGTGGTCCCTAACTACCTAACTAGAATTTCTTGATCTGCCATGAGGAAGTCTTTGTAAGGAAACCTAAAggcatttatatatatttgtatgtatatataatcCCTCTAATTTGGGTGATACAGTTCTGTGTTGGCTTTTGAAATGTATCAGATTATTCTACACTTTAGACTGCACAGAAGTCTACAAGACATTTTCTGTCCAAGGACAAGACCAGCTGTTTGTGTTCTTGAAAGAGGATGATAAAGCAAAAACTCAAAATACTGTTAATGCTTGTTTATCTTTCACTTGTTACATAGAAGAGGAAACAAACTTACATTGTAAGGCTTGATTGTCTGACTTAAAAtatctaaaacaaaaaaaaaagtatacaaGTGAGTGGCACTATGTCTTCAGTTTTGTTCAGCACAAACCAAGCACCAGGATCTTGTTTCACAGCAGTTTCCTtatacaaagcaaaacaaatgcaaGAAGTGCAAGGTTTTCCTGCAGCTCATCTTCAAAAGGCAGAATTcaatttttctcccttctcctgaGAAGTTTACACTGCACCATTTTTCTGTACCAATGCCAAAAATATCTGCAAGCTTTTGTAAAACAACAATACAGATGAGTTTTGTTCGTGCAGAAGGCTGGACTCACCAGGAGGCCTTGCTGTCTCCCTGAACGTGATGTCCAGAATGTGCCTGTTGGGAACTCAAGCACCAGTGTACAAGGGCAGAAATCCCTGGTGAAAGCTCTTTACAAATGGTGTCAAAAATGGGGACTGAAAGAGAAACTGTGAAATGGATGATGCCTGGTCAGTGTCCAAGCACGTACCGatggagctctccctggagcacagcttgCACTTCTGCACCATCGTGGCGCTTCCTCGGCCGCCTTTCAGGGGAGCACTGTCCTAAAATCCATGACAAGAGAGACATTTTTACCCACTCCAGCTGAGCCTCTGGAAACCTCTGCAAAGGTAAGGCAGTTTTTACAACAAccttcagctttttaaaaatactgcaacaaggcagcttttttttttttttgctacagaGATTAATAATTTAACAAGCTGCGATTATCAAAGAATAATTCTGTTCCAGACTTTAAATAGGGAATAACAGATATTTGTATCTTATCCATATAGGCATGCTCTATTAAGTCTTCAAAATACATTCTTACCATTCAGCTGTATGCAATAAAATGGGATGATTATTGCTAAGAACAGACAAGTATCCCTGATAAATTTtatcctgcttttccagcttccaAATGCTGATTTAGCATGCTTAAATCATCTTTATTTACCTAACATTCTCCAAAAGGATTTCATCAGCATCAGGGAAATATACTACAGGCACAACTGTATTTTGATACCacttcataatttctttttaaattaaatttttacagaaaggtgttttaaaagcagatgtAATACTTTGTTACCAACGGTCACTAATCAAATGGCATATGTCAATTAACAATtgccaaatatttcttttaatgtggAACATGACAATTTTCTAAATGCATATAGCTATTGAAAAACTATCTCATCTAGAGGGTAAGCTGTCACGTCCTTGATGCAGATACGTGAATAGAGGCAGGGTTGTGCTCTCATTTTTGGTTACGAGGGGCACACGCACCATCAGCCGCAGGTACTGCCACTTTTCGGAGACTTCACCGCAGTTCCCACATTTCAGCTGGAGAACACAAATCGGAAGGTTGAAAGCTGTCAATAATCAGGGACATgcgccgctcccggccccggccccgcggccccgcacCTTGAGGTACCAGCGGAAGTCCTCGCCCTCGGCCCTTAGCCGGGTGATGTTCTCCAGCGTGGCGCGGAGCTGCAGCCCGATCCTCTGCAAGGCAAGCGGCGGAGCGGCGTCAGTCCCGGCCGGCCCggctccccctgcccccacGGCCTGCGGGGCTCCGGCCAaggctccccctgcccccacggcccgcggggctccggccaaggctccccctgcccccacGGCCCGCGGGGCTCCGGCCAAGGCTCCCCCTGCCCTCACGGCCCGCGGGGCTCCGGCCAaagctccccctgcccccacGGCCCGCGGGGCTCCGGCCAAAGCTCTCACCTACCCCCATGGCCGCGCGGATTCGCTGCAATTCCCTGCTCCCCGCGCCCGCGGCCGTGCCCTCAGCCAAGATGGCGGCCCCGCGCTCCCTGCCCGGCTGGGCCGGCGCGAAGCCGCGTCTGCCCTCagccaagat contains:
- the CZIB gene encoding CXXC motif containing zinc binding protein isoform X1; this encodes MGRIGLQLRATLENITRLRAEGEDFRWYLKLKCGNCGEVSEKWQYLRLMDSAPLKGGRGSATMVQKCKLCSRESSIDILSQTIKPYNAEDSEKFKTIVEFECRGLEPVDFQPQAGFAAEGAESGTPFNDINLLEKDWNDYDEKTKESVGIYEVTHKFVKC
- the CPT2 gene encoding carnitine O-palmitoyltransferase 2, mitochondrial isoform X3, with amino-acid sequence MVPRDSLCKEHHDPDVPSLSWQEGLPIPKLEDTITRYLNAQKPLLNDDQFRKTEELAHAFEKGIGRELHEQLVAQDNQNKHTSYITGPWFDMYLKAREPVLLNFNPFMSFNPDPKSEYNDQLIRATNMTVSAIRFMKTFRAGCLEPEVFHLNPEKSDTEIFKKIIRFVPSSISWFGAYMVNAYPLDMSQYFRLFNSTRIPKLNKDELYTDEKAKHLLVLRNGNFYVFDVIDRDGNMLKPSEIQAHLKYILSDNSPAPAFPLGYLTSENRDTWALLRKNLLDNGNEEALQKVDSAMFCLSLDDFPIKDLVHLSHTMLHGDAANRWYDKSFNLIITKDGTAGINFEHSWGDGVAVLRFQNEVFKDSTKTPAISPQSQPASVDSSRAVQKLDFKLNDALKAGITKAKQKFDATIESLSLNMIQFQEGGKELLKQKKVSPDAVAQLAFQMAFLRQYDQTVATYESCSTAAFKHGRTETIRPASVHTKKCSEAFVKGLSKHSTEELQNLIVECSKYHGRLTKEAAMGQGFDRHLFSLRYLALSKGLALPDFYQDQAYARLNHNIISTSTLVSPAVQLGGFGPVVSDGFGVGYQVQDDWIGCNVSSYPARNGKEFLQCIYKSLEDIFNVLKGKKIGS
- the CZIB gene encoding CXXC motif containing zinc binding protein isoform X2 gives rise to the protein MDSAPLKGGRGSATMVQKCKLCSRESSIDILSQTIKPYNAEDSEKFKTIVEFECRGLEPVDFQPQAGFAAEGAESGTPFNDINLLEKDWNDYDEKTKESVGIYEVTHKFVKC
- the CPT2 gene encoding carnitine O-palmitoyltransferase 2, mitochondrial isoform X2, which codes for MHSSASPVWGLDTQTQKGNPASQHSNREQSSFPKGQGRLPIPKLEDTITRYLNAQKPLLNDDQFRKTEELAHAFEKGIGRELHEQLVAQDNQNKHTSYITGPWFDMYLKAREPVLLNFNPFMSFNPDPKSEYNDQLIRATNMTVSAIRFMKTFRAGCLEPEVFHLNPEKSDTEIFKKIIRFVPSSISWFGAYMVNAYPLDMSQYFRLFNSTRIPKLNKDELYTDEKAKHLLVLRNGNFYVFDVIDRDGNMLKPSEIQAHLKYILSDNSPAPAFPLGYLTSENRDTWALLRKNLLDNGNEEALQKVDSAMFCLSLDDFPIKDLVHLSHTMLHGDAANRWYDKSFNLIITKDGTAGINFEHSWGDGVAVLRFQNEVFKDSTKTPAISPQSQPASVDSSRAVQKLDFKLNDALKAGITKAKQKFDATIESLSLNMIQFQEGGKELLKQKKVSPDAVAQLAFQMAFLRQYDQTVATYESCSTAAFKHGRTETIRPASVHTKKCSEAFVKGLSKHSTEELQNLIVECSKYHGRLTKEAAMGQGFDRHLFSLRYLALSKGLALPDFYQDQAYARLNHNIISTSTLVSPAVQLGGFGPVVSDGFGVGYQVQDDWIGCNVSSYPARNGKEFLQCIYKSLEDIFNVLKGKKIGS
- the CPT2 gene encoding carnitine O-palmitoyltransferase 2, mitochondrial isoform X1, whose amino-acid sequence is MAARQLLRAAPGRRGYSGAGAAEFLHRSIVPTMHYQKSLPRLPIPKLEDTITRYLNAQKPLLNDDQFRKTEELAHAFEKGIGRELHEQLVAQDNQNKHTSYITGPWFDMYLKAREPVLLNFNPFMSFNPDPKSEYNDQLIRATNMTVSAIRFMKTFRAGCLEPEVFHLNPEKSDTEIFKKIIRFVPSSISWFGAYMVNAYPLDMSQYFRLFNSTRIPKLNKDELYTDEKAKHLLVLRNGNFYVFDVIDRDGNMLKPSEIQAHLKYILSDNSPAPAFPLGYLTSENRDTWALLRKNLLDNGNEEALQKVDSAMFCLSLDDFPIKDLVHLSHTMLHGDAANRWYDKSFNLIITKDGTAGINFEHSWGDGVAVLRFQNEVFKDSTKTPAISPQSQPASVDSSRAVQKLDFKLNDALKAGITKAKQKFDATIESLSLNMIQFQEGGKELLKQKKVSPDAVAQLAFQMAFLRQYDQTVATYESCSTAAFKHGRTETIRPASVHTKKCSEAFVKGLSKHSTEELQNLIVECSKYHGRLTKEAAMGQGFDRHLFSLRYLALSKGLALPDFYQDQAYARLNHNIISTSTLVSPAVQLGGFGPVVSDGFGVGYQVQDDWIGCNVSSYPARNGKEFLQCIYKSLEDIFNVLKGKKIGS